The genomic stretch GAAAATAGGAAAATGGCGAAATCAAATCGCCGCGAAGTGGACAAGAATGGGATAAACATGAAACGAATAATATGCgaaaattagttgatttacagtATAGTGATATTATCGACATATTTTGGAATAATGAAAGGCCATTCTACATAATCATTGAAGAAGCTTTTCGTATGTCAATGTGATACATAGGTGTTGAAACTTTAAAATTCGTacccttctgaaaaaaaaaaaatcataaatttttaaTGAACTTCGTGTTAATCAATCTATAGTTTTGTCATGAGTAGAGTTTTGTTGACTGTtacttatattttcatttattatttttttgtcacgTTCGATTTAGTGGTCTTATTGATATCAATATGACAATGCACGACGCGGGTACGGTAATAGGTTAATTGGAAAAACACACAGATAACGGTAAGATCAGGATCAGGAAAATGTATGCTTTATAGGTTTATCAGGCAACGAATTAGTCATATTATTCCAGTTTAAACGTGTTTCTTAGATACGAAACTAAATCTTAACATCACTTTGTTACAAATAAGAAAACATATATTCTTGTATCCTTAAAGATTTTAAGTCACTGTGTACACAACTAAATCATTACATTTTGCATGTAATTCAATATTACCTTTGTTTTAGGATATAGGAAAAAACTGTCCTTTTTTGCGCCATATGAAGACACTAACAAAAAGTGTTTGCATCCTACAGATTTTGCCACCTCTGCAGAATTAACTACATAATCATGATCTACTTTTATGAATCCAGCCTGTTAAAAAAGAGAATAAATTGTACTATTTAATATCTGTTCAAAAATCCAATTGACTGTTTAAAATACTTTGGTTAAACTATCTATATAGACTGAACAATTGGCGAGGTCATACATTTTCATAAGACTCTAAGAATATGCCAAAGACTAGGAACTCTCCTATAAAGATTGTAAACCTTTTGGGGTGTTGTGTGTCGTTGCTTTGCTCTTTCATTAATGTATAACTAACGGTCCTTTGATTCGTTCAAGTCAAAATGGTCGAGGCCAACTCCAAACAGGTCAGGTAATCTATTCCGTAGGTATAATATTAAATTAATCAATTACATATCGAAAGCAGACATACTTTTCCTGCCTTTCCTTTTGTTGTTCCTAGGCAACAGAACCCTATATCCAGATCTTGAAAAGTATCTTTATGTTCAGTCAGTCTTTCAAAATCAACAACTTTTTGTTCCTGTTGAATAGATAAGTTAGTAGTAAACATTTCCAATTGGTCTCGGAATAGACtaaatattatgacaaataaatataattagcAAATGCAATTGAAAAATGATTACTGTGTTTGCtccttttgattttaaaatacaataatcaagTAAAGCATCGCTGTATAGAAAAGTTTTGCACGCCGAATTAGTAAACTGGATCGGTTCATTAGTtcctatttttcttttcaaaccTATGATGTCGAATTATTGTCTTGCAAGTAAATTATCTATCAGcaatattttatacaattttcaaaattaaaccaACTGATAGCATACTGCATTTTTGTCGTATTTATACATTGACATTTTTGGAATTCAATAAACGTTTGCTTATTTTGCTGTACTTAATATGTTCACTGAtgctttttttgaattttatattccAGCATCTAAATTAATATAGCAAAACGCAATTTCATTCGTTTATGTCTCAATTATTCTATACGAGGTGCACTTAAGACAGATTTATGAGTTTAGTGTACGCATATACAATTTTTGTCTGTTCTTTTGTATCTAGCATGTTGAATGTTGTACTTTTCATTATCATCTGTAGCTAGCTGAACTTACGAATTCTGGACCTAAATCCTTGTCCATCTGAACTTCCCTTCTTCCTATTAGAACTATCTTTCTAAACAGTTTTCTCCTGTTGAGTTCTTGGATCAAGGATTTACCCGTCTCTCCTGTATATCCTATTACAAACgccattttgtttgatttatccGACGATTCAGTCTCCATTGAATCTCTGAAACAGTGTTTATTTTTTGTCAGTATTAGTTCATTGTGTTCATCACCAGATATAGGTACCATTGACCTGGTTCTCTATTAATACTCTGCGAAAAACTACAATACGGCACATATACAAACATAAATGTATCCAGGTAGCAAGCTATACGCTGGTATTTGTACGGTAATGCTGTTTTCGTCGACAATGAAAAGTGAACAAGACCAATGGTCCCTATAAATAATAGCAACAGTGGGATACCGCTATTCGAATTTCATAAATTGatttggacaaaaaaaaaaaaaaaaaaatccgcgtTACACACTAAAAAAGAGGGAAACTCAtctaatataagaggagaacaacgacacaacactaaattgcaacacacatagaaatgaactataaCATAcgaatggccattttcctgacttggtaaaggacattttaagaaaaaatggtgggttgatccGGCGGTGATGATACACAGTGAAGGTACGTACATTTAAATTCGATCAAATAAAGGGCACCATTTTTATATCGAAATAACAATTTTTTCGTTGACATAGACTTTCACGTTATTACACTAACGATCATAGCATCTTTGCTCCAAGAATGCGATATTGCACAATATAAATCACGTTTTTAAAATATCGGTTGAATTCAAGTGCTCCAGATTTTAACTAGTTCCTATACTTTATTAATATCCAAAGTTAAGTTGTGCACGCTTATTGAACATATGATGCAGGTAgaatacattttttgttgtttgattgttttttttattcaatttctttgcttgtttgttttttttttttttttttttttttggaggggttTATAAAGGGGATTCCAACTGATGTTTTACTATTCAAATGAAAGacacacttttttgttttaaGATCGTGGAATTGAACAGCCACATCCTTGAATcacaatataaatatttgaaataaaacaaactcCCATGAACGTATAGATCAATACAGTACAAATAGCGCTTactatataattatttattaaaatattgatatacttataataaaaaaaatatgccacAGAATGAAAAGATTACAAATACTAGTACACAGTTATTCAAATTACACCTGAATTAAATAACTTGTTTTGCGCATATGATAGTTTGTGTGGTCTTATCTTATAATGATAAGTTTATTGTTGTTAATTCCTTCCTTTTAGTGTATATCAGTATTAgtttaaaaaaacccaactaaGAACAAATTCCCGAAATCGTGTTCTTACCTTTGAGGCTGTGTATGTTTATATATCAAAGAGCGAGGTAGACAATTTAAAATTCTTACATACTATTAGTACACACCATTTTAGTGTAAAATTTAAACACTCGGAACAAAAGAAATGTGATTCGGGTCAAATTTAAGGTtggaatatttaaatttaatcattCTACCTAATCATTCTACCTAGTCGTTCTACCTAATTTaccatttaaaaaatcaatcGATAATATGATGCAATATTATGTTTACGTCATATAAAAGTCTGGTTATTTCTGTCGATATTTATTTTCCACTTGAATTATGATGAATTATAATAAtccttttttaaaagtattattcGGTTTAACTTGCTAAAGTAGATAATTAAAACAAAGACGACATATACAAAGATATACACATTAGatcttttcaaatgttttgtagcAGTGTGTGAATCAAATTCAAAATCATTACTTAATGCATTTATACTGAACTTTAATTGCATTGTACTGTATTATTAAAACAATGTCTATATAGATACGAACATCAATATCCATAAGTAAAATTATTTGGATATGGATTTACAGTAATTCATATAAACATTACTAGGGACTTTTCTTACAAagattgacaattttattaaataactaTATATGAGTTTCGCTATCGTTTGACGTCGTTAGGGTTATCATATGTAGATATAGTACAGAAGAACAATATACGGTAGGCATATATAGATACTTGCTTCCTGCGTTTTCTATATTTCTTTtacgcaaaaaaaaaatcattttcgccaatattttttttaatattcagccAATTTAGAATATTACTCTATGTAAATTTTGATACAGGTTAGCACCAGTGCCGTTACAGGTGTGTTAATGTAACTGAGGGATATGGTTAAACATCCTTTACAACTTAAACCTGTCACAGCTACCCTCTTTATCCTCACAAGAGAAAGGAATTTGAGATATATACTTATTATTCATAAGATTCTTTAAGTTCATGAAATATTACCACTCTTACTAGAGATCATCAGAAACCACTTTGATgctatatacatgtagtcattATCTGAATTTTACAAATCTCTCTCTGACTAAGTATTTATCAGCaacatttaaagtttaaattcaatctgtacttgtttttttttttacctttaccaGAAATAAGATTATTAATAAGTATAGAAGGTACTATTTTTATGTACGATAGGAAAGCCCATAATAAATTATTCGATCAATTACCTATTTTGTTTAGATGTGCAAAAGATTTACTTCGTCGACAGCAATGCATGGTGTTTTAAACAATAAGCTCGGTCAATATGACAAAACATGTACATTATAAGCTAATCAAAATCCATTTGCCTACTCTTTTCGAATTAAAACATTTTACGGTTAATTTGTCTCATTCTATAAACAAATCTTATAAAAAAAGTTGCAAAATATTGGAAATATAAGCATTTTAGGGCAGGTTTGACTCTTAAAAAGAACTAATGCTTTGCCAGAAGATGAATactctgcttttttttttagtaatatcGTAAtctatatatacaactcgtctaaacatcaacccaacaatgttagatctgtaaatttgctttcgcaaacttttggttcttccctcgtcgggattcgaacccatgctactgcgatatcgtgacaccaaatcgcctgcactgcatatatatatgtatgttccggaccatgtgagtatttggaccatatgcgtatactcatatggtccgaccatacgcgtatggtccgaccgtacgcgtatggtcggaccatatgagtataatactcgtttggttattaacgggccggaccatatgagtatttggaccatataggtatattttttttaaattacattataaaagtttcaataactcaaaaactttatttaaaaaaatgatagttacatgacaatgtattatttttataatactacgtaaaaattaaatattgatgccatagttagttttcatcgtgAATTAATTCTTAAATGTAGGCCTGAGTGACATTTACTTCCATACGGTATCCGATGATAgatttttgcatttgcaagtcttggttgtgcacgatccttttcatttacaccttttgtttgcgagtgaaaagctagcctttttaTAGCTCTGCGTACAGTGACACCGAGGTCTTAGGCCATTCCGATATGTCTacggttttttttaaaagaagctctagatctcaaatatcgtaacatgactgcAATACATCATATTCACAAACcacttaaataaactatgttactttccagttACTTCTTAGTTGTGAAATGTTGTTCAGTTCATTaagacatttttaaaagtttgtttttttttaagtcgaaatattgccattcactcgtaataacaaatcgatATTGACCATCGGTAACGACCATCAGTCATGACCATaagtataaaatgtgtttattatagttaGTCAGTAAAATTTACTAGgtgaaacttctaatttttattcagcttatctttttattattatatcataataaaattacctacatgcatgacatgatagcgtctttttgatgaacggtcataccatatatGAAGaatttagaagtattaaaagtaaactgtaacagagtgttaattaccccgaccatacacgtacggtcggaccatacgtgtatggttggaccatatgagtatagatcagtatatacccatatggtcatgaccatacgcgtatggtcctaATAATCATATTGTCCGGAACATATATAAGCTACCTAGGGAGGAATTGTCAGTGTACCACAGAAGGACTGCCATAATGTGTTTTATGGTACAatctgtttttaatttgaaatgttagaaATTGTTCTCAGGTAGATCTGTATTGAGGTATCACAGGATAGGACTGTAAAATTCTGTTCTAGTATAAATGTATCCGGTTAAGGTGATTTGGTTTGTGTTAAGTTGCAAATCGTTATCACCTTATCGGGACCTTTTtttataaggtagcaatacacagttaggagtttggtTTCGCATTTTGACCTTGGTGgatatttcaaatatgaaagttattgtgcagttaaattcattttttaacaGCTGAGTACTACAtgtagccttcaaagatggtttataagaacataaagattatttttttcatgttttatggtCTATATTTTGTTTGACTCTCCATATTGTCGTAGCTTGACCGGCCATAGGTCCAAACcctaatgtaatgtttacaaacactttttttctacacaagTTGTTCCcgcaattttaccaaaaaaagagatgaaagacatatgatttttattAGATTTCTTGATAGAAATATGTAAACAGTTTAGGAAAGGTACTACTCCAATCAAATGAAATTCTATTTATGGCCAAATTTTGGGGGATCTTGGCATTGGTTTTCCTACCTtttttcatgtatttagttttgatgttatatttgttactctcatcggattttgtctaatgcttagttcgtttctgtgtgtgttatattttaatattgtgtttctgTTGGGTCGTTGTCCTCCTCttttatttgatgcgtttccctcagttatagtttgtaacccggatttgttttttttatcggtttatgagtttcgaaagcggaatactactgttgcctttattttgcaatattttataacaaataaatgcagattgttgccatggattcaccaaaaagaaattatattttaccattttaactACTGGATATATAATCTCtgaaagattctgattacattcatatgcacatatatgacacaattAGTAAGCTTAATTTGCATGAAAACAATTCAAATCGTATTACTATGTTCTATTCCTGAATATACAATTAATTTGAGGCTGGATGTTTAACAGCCACCCATCATCAAAACATCCCAAAGTCAATTAATGTAACATGGGCAATCAGACATCTTCATCGTGTATCTTATATGTACACTATAAAGCTTTTTATCTAGACGACAACATTCAAGGATCAATctttataaatgaatgtaaaagATATAGagtacatatttcatttatcttaaGTTCGTTTATCACATACTGCATAGTGTATATAGTCAAGACAAGTAATTGTACATTAAGGATTATATCTGTTATATTCTTTATACAGAATGATTGCTCTTTTCACCATCCTAGTATGCTTTTTGGTAAATTCTATATCGATCGAAGGTATTTATAACAATATCTTGTTATGTAATAGTGCATATGaatgttgcctttatatatatatatatataaaatatgtattgtaCATTTAGATATGTTATTTATTCTACCTGTGAACTATAAGAGaacattaaaacaatacaaaagttTATCTGcttatatagttgatattttcAATAAGTTAAATAATCCTCTCAACATAAATATGTAATGATAATATTTagaaatttgaagacaaattggcAGCAATTAtgttaaaagagagacgaaagataccaaagggacagtcaaactcgtaaatgtaaaacaaactgacaacgccatggctaaaaatgaaaaaaaaaacaaacaaaaaacagcacagtcacatgacacaacatagaaaactaaagaataaacaataaacaacacgacccccccccccccaaaaaaaaaaataggggtgatctcagatcaAAATACTACCTTTTTTAAATCGTacaatatacaatgatatagttttaaaaatgtggacatttatcaaattttttgaaCGGCCTTTGTCTTGTTGCACGATGCATCGTTAATCTGCGTGAATATCAATTTCAACCTATATTTCCGAGAGAAAAAAATCGGGTTGAATACTTTGTAATGTTCTTTTCAGGTAGATGGCTCATTTGTTTACTCGATTAATGCAATGATTAACAGAGtaggaaatatttttaaagatcattAACCCTTGTACATCGTCAATCTCAGAATAAAACGTTGCGATTTAACATATATTTGCAATAGAAAAGATCAGTGACCCCTATTCAAAACCAAACGCTCAAAATGACACAAAGCATATTAGGTTATAGCAATATAGCAATATTAATCACTGACGGGAGAGATAGGGGAACACATAAGGGGTTTAACTTGTTTTTTCAATACCGCAATCATGCCATCTGTCAATATGTTGATAACAATCAGTGGAATAATTAAGAAATGCTACAAATTAAAGAATCTCTAATTCGGGCTCAATATAAACTGACatacaaaatggaaaacaaatttcGTGCGTCTAACACGcgtttctggatttacctttatcaagATCAGATACATTACATACGTAAAATCAGATAGTTCGTATGCACGGCTGTATCTCAGTTAATAAGTCAAACATTTGAGTAATTTTGATGTGAAACCAAACATGAACTTTGGAATTATGAAGAAAACCTcgttgaaagttttttttatgaataacgataaaaaaatagaaaagaaagcaTAATTGACCTTTTATATATCAAAAGCACCTgctttgtataaaaaaattagcTTGTTTTGATGAACAAAACTATGATGTTGTTAAACCAAAAAAATGTACTGTACCATTATGTCTTGCTATGTAACTAAAATTTATACACTAAAAATGATAAAGTATATTTCTCCAATAAAATGACTTCAtgtcacttttttttaaacttaagcCAGATATTTATGAACGGACAATGTTGCATAATTAAACACATAATGACATGGAGTTATCCATTAGTGGTTGTATTCCAAAAGTAATTTCAATTGTTGATAACAGGGGTGAAAAGTATAAATTTGattgattttcaaatttgatatacTTGATACAGGTTTTTCTAATAAAAGACCCGCTGATGACTACAGACATCGTGTAAATGGTTTGAGTTTATTCAGAATTGAGAGAGGTGTAAGTTGCAGCATACATTGCGTTTTATGTGATAAGAATGGTGAGTGCAGAGAATGTGGAATTGGTTTTTACGGTCCAACATGCAATTTGAAATGTTCTTCTGACTGTCAATCTAAAGGCTGCAAACAGACTACGGGAAAATGTAAATGTATGTATAACTAAGCTTTTGTATTTTTATTCTATGATATGTACACACTTTAACAGTGATAAAAAATTATTTACCTAATAATGTATGAAACGTGAGTCATTTTTAACTTGAACACCCAAAATATATTCAATTAttgaatatgtttaaaaaaaatttcttcatttcattttcagaaaCTTGACATCTTATCGAACGCATTGTGACGATAGGATTGCAGTATTTTAATTGAATGCTACATAGATTTTTTTCCACGTATATATCATACATGTTGtaatataaaattatgattaaattttaaaaagtaccTCAGGCTATGAGGAATAAAAAGTTATGAGACCTTTAAGTAAAAACAACTTTTATCTACGTCCggttttttgttatacatttttatgattacTTCCAGTAAAAATGATATCTTTCCTCATTCCAGGTCTGGTTTCTCCCCAAATGCAACACTTTTTTACAACCAGATGAATGTTTCAATTCACCATAAACTTTTAATCAAATAGAAATTATTGAGTTTTTAATCATTCTGAAAGAAAAAATGGACGGTTGGTTTTCAGTCCATGCTTTCACAGACGCTggaaaacttatatatatatacatatatgaagatgtagtatgattgccaatgagacaattcttcacaagaccCCAATTGACACAAAAATTTAAGGTCTTAACTAAGGTCAACGCACGGCCCTCAACAATTgccaaagcccacaccgcatagtcagctataaaaggcccgaaatgacaatgcaaaacaattcaaatgagaaaaataacggcctaatttatgtacatgaaatgaacggaaaacaaatatgtaacacatcaacaaacgacaaccactgatttacaggctcttAACTTGGGACAGACATAGTattaagaagatgttgtatggttGCAAATGATACAATTATCAAGCAATGTTTAAATGACATGGATGTGAGAAATTATCGGCAATAGGGCTTTATTTTGCCCACACATCAAAAATATGAAGCACTTCAAAAAGAAGATTGACAACctgattaataaaacaaaaccatttacgaaaaaaaattatcagagaCATACCCACAGACTTGGGGCATTCACATACAGAGAATGCAGTTCGATTAAATCCTCCATAAACCGGGAAAAAAACCTATAAGGGAATAACGCCATTTTTCTACAGCTTATCCGTGTTAGCTCACGATATTAACAgcttttgttcattttctttcgAAATAAAATTCGCCTTCAAAATCAAAACAGTAAATTGCTGTTCATATAATtcaactggccccttaacaaatatatatactagttcagagtATGTAAAAATGATCAATCTGTTCGTCTAAAGATGTCAAACGCTATCCGTATTAATTAACCAAACAATAGCGTATATAGGGTAGCGACTGACATCTTGTTAGTGGTATTGAATGACCAGAACATAAcgaatgaaaaattattaaacagAAACGCTCATCGTAACACATGAAGCCATTGGCTACAGTTTGATATATCTGTGCTGAAATGTGTTATAAAAGAAATTATGAAACAAATTCAAACGTTTGATCTTCCCATCTGATTAGCAACTTTCTGCTTTAAATGTCTCTAGAAGTTctgtattttctatttttattttttttaccctcAACACAAATAACTGTATATACGATGTGGGTTTTGTTAATTGTGGAATGTTGGTCGTTGATCTAAACATTCTGTATCTGATGGATATTTGCAATTGTCTAATTGgcaaatataccacatcttcttatttcataCAGTATTTTAACGGATTATTTCTATGAACAAGATGTGGacttttaaaatgaaactatCATTAAAAAGATTATTAACTGCACTTCaaacatcaatattttttttcggaAATAACTGGTGAAAcatttaagacttttactaaaaCAAACCTGATTAATTTACCTATACACGTAGAACAACCAATTGgaaaataaatctataaattCAGAATGACTTTTATTGGTAGTCATTGTTGAAGTCAACACGGCTACCTTCAGTTGCGTTTATCCATTTCAATTGAATTTTGGATGATATttgtgtcattgacaatcatacttcAGCTCCTTattttaaattgtctttttttaattgtgaaTTTCTTAAAACTCAAATGTCTGAAGTCGACGTACAAATATCAAAGCTTTCAATTGTATCCTGATTCAATCCGTTTTTGTTAGCGTTTCTTTCTTCTACCTCAAACTATGATGTTTATAGAATTTGAGGTAAATCAGCATGATGAATGTTACAAAAAGGCTCTATCGAAACATTAAAGTTCTGTTTTGCGGAGTTCCTGTTCTTACTCTTCCTTAACGTTTGgatattatgtttttttacttttgttacaTTTGTGTATATTTCTGTTC from Mytilus edulis chromosome 7, xbMytEdul2.2, whole genome shotgun sequence encodes the following:
- the LOC139481902 gene encoding oxidoreductase HTATIP2-like, translating into METESSDKSNKMAFVIGYTGETGKSLIQELNRRKLFRKIVLIGRREVQMDKDLGPEFEQKVVDFERLTEHKDTFQDLDIGFCCLGTTKGKAGKAGFIKVDHDYVVNSAEVAKSVGCKHFLLVSSYGAKKDSFFLYPKTKGEVEDELKAINFDNLSIFRPGLLLCDREESRPGESCFRCCWKPMPQCIVKASAISTDNLAIGMVYKATHPSKKVEIIENKQIYDLI